gtagtcgcttcctccttcgtcccatggttgaaattctgacgaaccatgaattgatcatcaattgatcaaattagagtttctgaatccaaggatcatcattccagattccaaccttaataattttataacgacctcatggtcattaattttattaattatgctcagttcaacgaccattattctaattaatatttctggtacgctgccaataatccatcagacgagcaacacatgctcagacgatcaaatattcaacagttcatcacatgagcaacacttactcagatgataaatattttttcaaaccaaggaatattggttcaacaatcaatattccacgatacatcgaatgagcaatacttgctcacttcatcgtaagaactatacctctgtctcatgacatgctcaattcacgagtttcagaacatcatgttcaactcaacgactacatggactcatcgccccatcaaaccacgaattcatcaattgactaacaaaccacgagatgtcaatcgtgtcacttggggggatatcacttagggttttggtctggcggtctacggcacgtgtgttcaaacacacgatggaatgtgagcaagtcgtgcaatcatttgaaggaattcatgaggtagtgggtggaaaatcgaccaagtctccacacgttgagcaactggtttcaaacacgatctcacttccccactccttgattccatcaactgtcacacttcatggaatcatggtgtctacaattccagcagtaTAAATacgtctctgaatcatgattgaatcatcatcatcagtatcatcaatctcacgtcaaactgacaacacgagatcatcaactcatcaattgagcaactactctcaattgagcaatttcaatcgctcagagcttatcgtattcagaattcacacacccacaatctttgattaccattgatttcacacatttctcagcttccctcctacagatcaacccatcctctcttgtgaccgaatttactctggaacggtcattgtcttgatttaggccggagtactacagattgatctctcgaatctaaagcaccccctttgaagcggtgcatctgtgtgaggtttaacatttcgctcggtttcaggagtctcctccgtacggtcgtctcctcaattccttaaaaaccagcaaatcgtttttccccatctacaaatcgaaagtgaagtttcatgtgattgaacaagaacctgactatcacatgatactcgggcgACCGTGGCTCCATGAAAACAAGGTGGTCCCATCAACCTATCATCAATGTATGAAGGCTTTACttaacaacaagatcgttcgcatagtcgcttcatcatctccttacgctCTGGCCTACGATACTGAATTCATTGAATCCCAGAGGAACATTCCTGAACCTCCTAAGAAGAtctacagtactccacttccaagctgggaAACTATTGAAGCTGTTGATGCGTCATCACTATCTTCAGAGACAGAACCAGTCAAATCACCTGCTACACCGGTCAAACGCCGCAAGGATCAGGTCACGACTCCAGGATCTAATTTTATGACCATCCATGATGCAGAAGGGAGTGTCATTTATCGGCggcgcaaagattagcaattaataggggagattgatcaagagtctccccgcCCTAATGAATCATGCTAGATCGAGCAATCGCCTGATAATGAGGTTCAAGATGCTCCGCAACAGTTGCAAGATGACACGAATTCTACTACTGATGATCTTGAAACAGTTAACATCGGCACAGAAGAAGACCCGATACCAATCTTAATCAGTTCTGCAGTATCACTGGAGGAACGAACAGGTTTAGTAAGTTTGTTGAAAGAGTATCGGGATATctttgcttggacgtatgaagaaatgcatgGTATCGACGACAAGCTGGCCACTCACCGTCTGCATATCACTTCtggctccaaagctgtcaaacaaccacctaggcagttcagacatgaagtcgaggaacaaatcaaagtcgaAATTCAGAAATTGCTAGTAGTaggatttatcaagcctatccaacatccaacatggcttgCCAACGTtgtcccagttaagaagaaaaatggtcaaatcagatatTGTGTAGATTTCCGGAACCTGAATAAGTGTttcccaaaggatgattttcctttacccaacattgatatgctcgtcgatgcaaccagcggccacagtatgttctcattcatggatggttacagtggatacaatCAAATCAAGATGTTTGAACATGATGCTGCCAAAAAACCGCGTTCCGCACTCCCATTGGGaactttcactacactgtgatgccatTTGGACTGAAGAATGCAGGTGCTACCTACAAACGAGCCATGATAGCAATATTTCATGATATGGTGCATAAGCAAGTAGAAAACTACGTCGACGACGTTGTGGTGAATTCGAAAGCTCGAACATCGCATCTAGAAGTTATGAGGAAAATTTTCGAAAGATGCAgggaatacaaattgaagatgaatcccctgaaatgcgcttttggagtttcttctgggaagtttctaggattcctggtcacccctgaagggatcaaagtcgatcctgacaaagaaaaatccattactaccatgcctcctccacgcactgtgaaggaaaTACAGAGTTTCATGAGCAAGGTAaattacatcagacgcttcataccaggattggctcagcTTATTACTTCGTTCACtcctctgctgaagaagggagcacaTTTCGCCTGGACGACTGTTCAGCAGAAGGCATTCCAGAAGATACAACAGATACTTTTATCCCCCGCAGTCATGAGATCTCCAGTACAAGGAAAACCATTGATATTGTACACGgcctccagtgatgttgctattgggGCACTGCTatctcaagaagatgaagaaggcgttGAATATCCAATCTACTATTATAGCCGAACCATGAAAGATACTCAACTCAGATACCCAAAATCTTAAAGAACGTGCCTGGCATTAGCTCATGCGATGCAGAGATTCAGACATTATTTGCTATCTAACATGGTCGTGCTTGtttccaaagctgatcccatcaaGTTTTACTCTCGAAACCTGCTTTGATAGGAAGACTTGAAAAATGGCTGCTTCAGATGTCAGAGTTCGACATAGTATGTATTTctcccaaagcaatcaaagtTCAAGTGGTAGCAGATCTACTGGATGCCTTTCCAGGAGAAGATTCCACGACACTACATGACGATGTACCATGTGAATTCCCAGAAATTTCAGTCGTCAAGGAAGAAACGTGGCTgctgtactttgatggatctgctacTCCTAGCAAcgatactggaggagcgggcatagtcttgGTCTCTCCATCTGGAGAAGTATTCTCACATTCATTTaagctggatttccactgtacaaataactcagtagaatatgaagccttcttcctaggattatccttagctaaacaGGCAGGAGCGATACACCTggagatcagaggagattcaaaatTGTTGGTCAATCAAATAAGTGAGACATACTCTCTCAAGGAGATAACGCTTGCTCCATTCAAGGCTGAGGCGCAGCGACTCTTAACTCATTTCGCCGATGCGACTATCACTCATACTGGCCGGACCAACAATAGACATGTTGATTGCTTGGAAACCCtctcctccaagctgcaattcgaaggatcagAGAAAGCTATCATAGTGCAAAGACGAGCTGTATCATCCACATGGATTATtcaaactgaaggtgctcaataAAATGACTGGGGAGcacctattattcatgaattgagtagTTCCATTACAGAAGGAGCAGTCAGCCTTAAAGAGCTAAAGAACTTCTTCTTCCTCCACGGGGTCTTGTATCATCGCAACCCTGATGCCTCTCTATCACGGTGCCTTGGCGATGAAGAAGCAAAGGAAAAGCTCGAAAGTGTGCATCAAGAAGTATGTGGACAAACGCTGgtgataacactttatagaaTACTTCAAAGACTCGGGTATTACTGGCCCTCCATGGAAGCACAGTTAAGAACTTTGCATGGATCTTGTCCTAATTATCAGACACCTCATCATCATTTAGAGTCCCTGACACTTCATCACACCGGGGACTGGAGACAGCCTTACATTGAATACCTTCGAGACAACAAATCACCAcctggaaagaacgatacaatCAAACTTAcgcagaaagctaagagatttgtctttcttgatgggatcttgtatcgcaaaagctttggaggagacttgttgagatgccGGCCGGAGAAGAAATTCTGATagtcctgaaagaaactcatgaaAGAGAATATCAGGGgaaaaagaaattgtttctccaaattCACGAGAAGTATtactggccgactatggaagaCGACGTAGCCGCGTACGTTCAGAAGTGTCATCAATGTCAGGTCCACGGTAACCTTATTCAtactccttgtcttccattacactatgtgaatagtccatggcctttctatagttAGGGACTTGATATTATCGGAAAGATCAATCTAGCATCCTccaagcagcatgaatacatcatcacagctactgagtatttcactaagtgggtcgaagcaatcccgctcagaggtacTACATGGGTAACTATTGCAACCTTCATCAAGGAAAACattatatgtagattcggtgTCCCCAAACAaatcatcacagataatgggactcctttcgccaacaaggaTGTCGAAAAATTTCTCAAGGAGTACGAgatcaaacagattttctccacaccatactatcccgaaggaaatggtcaagcagagagtaccaacaaaactttgatccggattatcaatcgaacaattcatgacaatccacgatcgtggcatgagcaattacccatggctttaTGGGCTTAcataactgcaccaaggagctcggtTGGAACATCACCGTATTCGCTCGTCTATGGGGATGATGCTATACTCCCAGCTGAGATAAAagttccttcagcaaggattgcagcggcCAGTGGAAtacgatgggatgaagctgaggtgtccaagtcaagagttgctgAACTGGACATACTCGAATCAAGGAGAGCTAAAGTAGAAAAGTATGTGGAGGCTTACAAACAGAGAATATatagagcttacaacaaaatggtaaaacctcgaactttccaagtaggatatttggtattaaagacaacaaaacacattcaacaagacatgtttgCTCCCAAATtatctccgaaatgggaaggccCGTATGTTATCACCAAAGAagtgtctagtggatactacaaaatcttagcagtcagtggaggaaaggaaggaaatattatcaacgaCAAATGGTTCAAAGCCTATTATGCTTGATTAGCAGCAGATAATTAATCTTTATTCAAATACATCTCAaacaaatttatttccttcaaagagcgTGCAAGATGCtcgtttgttcattaaacattcatcaattgaacaaaattcCTCTATGCCATCATATTATTCTACCTTATCAGAAACCTACACCTCAACTCTCCCGAATGATCACTCAGAGCAATCCGTCCAACAATGGATAATCTCTATAAAAAACCCTGTcaagtttcttctggaaagtcctggtctttgtcttcaaatcctcGACTGCCTTCTCGACTCTTGCCGACTCCAAAGCCAGCATCTTCTCCTCTTTCAGTAAAGCAGTGGTCacagaaatcgcatcagcagcctccgccgcTTTATGAATCTTGATTATCTCGAGCCGACGACGAAGCCAACCTACATTGAACCGCAATGTCTCACAGTTCGAAATAATCTCATCCCACCTGTGCAGTTCCTGATTCTTGATATCTCGCAGATACATCTATTTCATCTCCTcaatgatcggcaatagccctgcaactgtagtcagggggttggtagaaaacctttccacacttcgtTCGTAGCAATATGCCCATACTTTTTCCAAATTTTGGTGTATAGAGGCGCATGACAcgtgggaatgacgaatccaccgaccGCCTCATTGTCCGGGGAAGTGTTGATCAAAGGAGCTTCAAACAAGAGTCCAGCTGATGGATAGTCATGAACCCCGTCTCCAGCCTCCACGGATTCTGCAGAGGCTTCATATACCTGGTTGCTGCTATCTTCAACCTCAACCACAGTcacggtttcttcttcttctagcatcaacaacgacacgaacatccgcctgcGACAAAATATGGAAGTGTTTTGTTTTATCAGAATGGAACGCGATAAAACTTCGAGAATCATAATATTGCTTACGGATGATCCATCCTCAGCATgagccgacctataccgggcaggagccCTAACAGTACGCCTGAGCCTCGAATTATGAGAAGAGGGATTCTTTTGATTGTCCTGCAACAACAGAGACGAAGAAGATATACAACTTACCGAGATGGATGCTTCTATTTCATGCTTCGACTGAAGTCCGTTTCGAGAAGAAGTACTATCGCTAAACATGATGATGAAAGGTATGGCAATCGAAATTTCTTCTGAGATGAAActaactcaggaatggaagaaatattttcccaaGTGTTAAACCCTAAATCCTGGATATATATAAAAGATACGGCAGGTGTTTATCTTTTGCAAATAGTCAATTCGgttacgagttttactgaaaccctaagtttcgAAAAAGTCAATACTGGAGATGCGGAGTAAAATAATACATTGGGGACTGACCAAAGTTAGGCATGGTCAGAGAAGTCACACGGCCTTGTGTGTTACATATCTTCTGCGACATGTTTGGATGTTTTCACAGATGAAAACCATAGAACGAGTAAAGGAAGATCACAATGGGTTCGGCGTATGAGGATTGGCCCATTTTATCTGATTCAATCAAGAGGAAACAACCTTAATAAAATAATTTCTTACAAAAGGAAAATCTTAATACTCAAGATAAGTTGTTCAAATAAGATGTCTACTAAGAAGGCTAAGAAAACGTTCAAATGTTTAAAAGGAAATCAAGAATAAAGCTATTCGTCAGATTCATCTGAGCtgtcagattcatcatcactgtccttctcggaatcctccTCTTCGTCGGAATCACTGTCAAGGCCATTGATGAAGTCTGGATGGGTATGAGGATCGCTCGAGTCCGAGTCTTCTTCTGCTTCAGTTTCAAGTTCAGCATCAACTCGTTTTATAGGCTTGACCATGAACTCTGGTAACACCCACGTGGTTCCCTCttcggaagcatcagcatcagagtcATAAGGTACTTCATCGACGAATCGGCGTCTCTCCTCTGCTGCCAGTATTTTGCGCTGGATTCGATCTTTTCTACGCATACGACCCTCCGCTTCATCAGTCTCGGCTTTTCGCTTCATAAGCTCGGCATAAGTGACTCTCCGGTTGTTCGGGGTATACTAGGATTTGCCCCTTCATCGTGAGTTCTCTTAGCTTTCGAATTGGCTGCAGAAGctttggaatcctcatcagaGGAGTTggaggaattgttgttgttggaaaTTGCCATTTTTTAGAACCAAGAACACAAGATTAGCAACATGCTAATAAATccttctacaaaaatggtaattcttaactatTACctctttacgattccactaacattagtgattgtgccgcaagagttaacactccaaaattagtttgttccttgaaacctgcaatagcGAACGAAGCTTTATTAACTTTCAAGActgattcttcataaaatcatagacaaaattttcatagtataaacaccCACAACTGACCTATtaaatttacaccaagacaatatttcgtcataaataaattgtctaaattcgagggttactcaaaacccatgtgttGATTTTACGAAGCAATAAAACCGTGATTAACTCacgtttaaatttttttttttgacgtgaGCTCAGGATCATGTgagtttatcaaaaataaaaaatatatatcctTGAGAAGCTCCacggtttcatgataaaaaaaaaatctattttccttcgtacgagcgtttttctttaaaacaaaggtttattttggttttgtgaaagctcacatcttttaaagataaaattttggtttccatgaaagctcataaacaaaattttatcactggatacaggtttatttccaaagaaaaatctctctcaagttagggatttttgctagtttcttaaactaacgatcgaacgaacatacgttcttaaaacaagggtttttcataaaacttacGACCAAAATATGTGCATACCCATATTATTTTatgatgaaaaactcatgaataaacaaaaagttttgaaaataaataaatttacgcacctgtcggcgccggccggaatttggccggacgGTGATGGCTCCGGTCGGACGGCAGCGGTACTCCGGAAACTTTCTCCTGTGCTCCTGCTGGTACTCGGGCGTGAAGATAAAGAGAAGGTGAAGATGGTGGTCGGTCgtgggaggaattaaaaaaaagagtaattcccttttataccaaattttatttccaaaacctgattccataaggatttccttatcgggccaggcccgtgaatcctaaaccgaccaagattccaccatcgaatcagcggttctacactaATTTGTGCTCAGCGGATGaagctctattatgccactggggttttaGCCCAAACCATGgattgctcattcagtcgaaatccagtaacgtcttatcttatgactaagttcaattacttacttctgtatgtacctggaaaatcaccattcaatgctgactgaggaacatgactgtttctcactagcaggggacttaatgtagatggtggattttcgataagggtaattataaaaccctaactatttatactccggatccggcaattggatgagtattgagactcatctctctcaataaagcatgaaatctcatgccataaaacctctgactgagaaggttgtctctcagagtatctgtagatgtgtagtctcccagctaagaccacgacacatctcatgaatactgagcaatttcagtaattatttatgctccggatccggcaatcgaatgagtattgagactcatgtctctcaataaagcatgaaatctcatgccataaaacctctgactgagaaggctgacTCTCAGAGTATCTGGAGATGTGTAGTATCCCATCTGAGaccacgacatatctcatgaatactgagcaatttcagtaattatttctatatataatcgagagattggacggctcctagacagcatgcctgctagtatagagcgacaacgtcttcaggatgcaaccaggttttccctgactatataggagaaatatgatactccagcaagttcatattgctcaactctcagataattaatgctcctagataggaagccctgctagtatagatccatcagttaattatctctaatcgcctgaatatccagcaatattctacgattcttcgttatatttcgttacttcaattcgtggttctttccAGCAGAATTCcaagggttagtgataaatattcaacgaaacaggcatctgagcatcgaataagccctgactaaaatggtgcaattgtacttagcaataatgcacagaccagcatttgaatgcgcaaacgagcatttcaataatacgaatgaacgatgaacctatgcaaaataggaaggaataataataataataaatattagcaaaggcgccagggacttggctcaccagccggccggtcataccGTGaacagtcccacgcctaattttatatttttatcatattttattatttttcctgatctcatgaaaattctctcgttcgagcaaatctccttcgattcaaggaaattctctaatctcatgatatttctttatgtcaagaaaataataaaattatggaaaggtgtcacgggaccgagcaccaaccggtcggccatgccatagccgtggccggtcccgcacctcacgtccccattattttattatttctctcaaaccatgaaaattccctgatttcatgaaatttccccaaaaccatgaaaattttctgatttcatgaattttccctaaaaccatgaaaaatattataaaattaagaaaacttatgggaccgggtCCTAGCAGGCcgttcatgccctagccggtcccacacgcctatattttattattattatttgttttgtcttcctcattccatgaaaactccctgatttcaacaaaataccttggtttcaacaaaactctttgatttaatgaaaattccctaaaattataaaaaattacataaaattgggaagagtgttcGGACTGTGCCCCTTGGCTGGccaaccatgccttggccattgccggtcccacactccatcattctctattttattattattttatttccatcatctcatggaagttccctaatttcataaaactctccagtttcatgggatttccctcaattcagagaaaatacataaaattacataaaactgggaaaatatTATGGGACCGCTTGCTAGACGGCCGGCCGTGTCCTAgccctggccggtcccacaccttgcaattccctgttttatttattacttttcatcatctcatgtatttttcctagtttcagcaaaatcctggattctgcatattttctcaaaatgttgctcaaacgtgcaccggaaaatatcaaaactctcaggactgagacacgaacaacaTAGTGACACGGGCATATCcctttgaccgaccaagggtggccctgAGGCTTTcaagtggccggtcccacatgttttaattatttttaacctaatttgctcaactgctcatattaggttcaaactctttccgaaCAATCAAGAGTTTGCTAAAacgaccatctattggtcccacggccaccaagagccggtctcatgacctcttggacggtccctcatcttttcacagctaggttttattatttgtcgctcccacgagcattattttaataaatgattaaatcagcatttaatcattctttcaccaactggtcctcaagagactttgatattttgctcatttgagcatttGGGTGTTATatgattgtttatgggtgaaaactatttctgccggttttggtaatttggggtgtgtggatgagaaatgaatataaaccctaaaccaatgcactgcacgggagtgcttgtgattcgagaaatcaatctgtacaactctgtcctaaaccaagatatggccgttccagacttgcttcggtcacaaagtgaaggagatggggttgattttagggagggaagcgaagaaggtgttgagattgtgaaggtgttggttgtgtaagacttgtatcagaaagctgaactggcttgcagaatgaaatcTATCAGTTAtagtgttggaatacgattgtatcaacacttggcttctgttgtcttgtgttgtttgaaaaatagggaggagaacctatttatacaagtcattaagcctaaccctcgtctctcgtgggaagtggaggaagtggagtgatggagtagtggagttgcgcgtgttagtgtcacacgatcagtctttcccacttatcccatcatcactaaccgtccatgtcttcctgacacgttcttatgatggcgcgttgtgcgctgcacgctgtaaaccgccagaccaatatcccagtatgtatcccccagtttgtgacatgattaatgtctcgagtgtgtggatcgtgggacccacaaaaggtagcatgtcatgctatattaaataactaagttatttaggaagtcgatatttgtgaaatgtcatgtgtattctatgcaggtaatgcatcgaatataatcagcatgtgtgaagcatcactgttttaaggcttaatagagtaagtcacgattaagcatcttaaaatagatgcatgcccATCCATCTTcggttggacggacgagatggattgcgacccacatctgctaCCGTTGGATTAGTGTTTAGGAgatgctcaaacaccaacctttagcttggtcgaatccaagcatgggagacatatttggcagggccgatcgggcatccgtgtagacggcatgctggtgtaggcgcctatacctcactgtctcatgaaggtgcgatctagaccactgaatttttcaggcaaagaggaatggctgagattgatttgcgacagaaatctcatgccgcaaaggccgcg
This is a stretch of genomic DNA from Papaver somniferum cultivar HN1 chromosome 1, ASM357369v1, whole genome shotgun sequence. It encodes these proteins:
- the LOC113347888 gene encoding uncharacterized protein LOC113347888 produces the protein MKRKAETDEAEGRMRRKDRIQRKILAAEERRRFVDEVPYDSDADASEEGTTWVLPEFMVKPIKRVDAELETEAEEDSDSSDPHTHPDFINGLDSDSDEEEDSEKDSDDESDSSDESDE